In Notolabrus celidotus isolate fNotCel1 chromosome 22, fNotCel1.pri, whole genome shotgun sequence, one genomic interval encodes:
- the exd2 gene encoding exonuclease 3'-5' domain-containing protein 2 yields MSQRGPLTAVITTVLGATLGGLLIWRVYRTKRKRLPFIQKVADPVEAPCPVEKKFTAVEYEEPETPLVQEKEFKAVECQTSQLPPAVQIPTSDQLLGVKPVMVSSVEEWQQLWPLMEKELSVFPVLGLDCEWVSTKGRTSAVSLLQMSSYSGLCVLVRLLGFRSGQQTFPLSFLEVLRDPHILKVGVGCYEDGKRLTRDYGLSLSCTVDLRYIALRQRQTKVSNGLSLKSLAADLLDVSLDKSLELRCSDWEADHLTTEQMTYAARDAQVSVALFLRLLGLHSEASPAFSSGCSYSELASRCQGLVDVPFRGRGDGEDRSADGERRRRTRKPSSFESPESGDQQVPDPRKNNKRKPLGVGYSARKSPLYDNCFLHAPDGQPLCTCDKKKAKWYLDKGIGVLQSEDPFVVRLLFEPSGRPDSQQDYYLTAKENLCVVCGKADSYIRKNIVPHEYRRHFPTEMKDHNSHDILLLCTSCHAASNVHDSFLKQQLAEEFAAPQGCEEGVRLLEDSDRRRVRSAARALLTAGDGLPEQRRDELQDLIKGFLEMNEVEELKEDNLQQAAGLETRIFNEAYVPHGLKVVQAHAEQGLQGLMDLERRWRQHFLTTMQPRHLPPLWSVDHNHSKFLRKYGEDLPIKLN; encoded by the exons ATGTCTCAACGAGGACCTTTAACTGCTGTCATCACGACAGTGTTAGGGGCGACGTTAGGCGGGCTGCTCATATGGCGGGTGTACCGGACCAAAAGGAAGAGGCTGCCTTTCATCCAGAAGGTGGCTGATCCCGTGGAGGCTCCGTGTCCTGTGGAAAAGAAGTTCACCGCCGTGGAGTACGAAGAACCAGAAACGCCACTCGTACAAGAGAAAGAGTTTAAGGCTGTGGAGTGTCAGACCTCTCAGCTGCCCCCTGCCGTGCAGATACCGACCTCAGACCAGCtgctgggagtcaaaccggtgATGGTGAGCTCCGTGGAGGAATGGCAGCAGCTGTGGCCGCTGATGGAAAAGGAGCTGTCGGTGTTCCCCGTGTTGGGGCTCGACTGTGAATGG GTGTCTACAAAAGGCCGAACGTCTGCGGTCTCCCTGCTACAGATGTCCTCGTACTCGGGTCTCTGTGTCCTGGTGAGGCTGTTGGGCTTTCGCAGCGGTCAGCAGACGTTCCCTCTCAGCTTCCTGGAAGTGCTCAGAGACCCGCACATTTTAAAAGTCGGCGTCGGCTGCTACGAAGACGGAAAGCGTCTGACTCGTGACTACGGTCTGTCGCTGTCGTGTACGGTCGACCTGCGCTACATCGCCTTGAGACAGAG GCAAACTAAAGTGAGTAACGGCCTGAGCCTGAAGTCTCTGGCAGCAGATCTGTTGGATGTGTCTCTGGATAAATCTCTGGAGCTGCGCTGCAGTGACTGGGAGGCAGATCACCTGACCACAGAGCAG ATGACCTACGCTGCCAGAGACGCCCAAGTCTCAGTCGCCCTCTTCCTCCGTCTCCTCGGCCTCCACTCTGAAGCCAGTCCCGCGTTTTCCAGCGGGTGCTCGTACTCCGAGTTGGCGTCCCGCTGCCAGGGCCTGGTGGACGTTCCTTTCAGGGGCCGAGGAGACGGAGAAGACAGGAGCGCGGACGGAGAGAGGAGGCGGAGGACGCGGAAACCGTCCTCTTTTGAAAGCCCAGAGTCTGGAGATCAGCAAGTCCCAGACCCTCGAAAGAACAACAAGAGGAAACCGCTGGGTGTGGGCTACTCCGCCAG gaAGTCTCCTCTCTATGATAACTGCTTCCTGCACGCTCCAGACGGCCAGCCTCTGTGTACCTGCGACAAGAAGAAAGCCAAATGGTACCTAGATAAAGGAATAGGAG TGCTGCAGAGTGAAGATCCCTTCGTCGTGAGGCTGCTGTTTGAGCCGTCGGGACGTCCTGATTCTCAGCAGGACTATTACCTCACCGCTAAAGAGAACCTCTGTGTGGTCTGCGGGAAAGCAGATTCATACATCAG GAAAAACATTGTGCCGCACGAGTACAGGCGGCACTTCCCCACCGAGATGAAGGACCACAACTCCCACGACATCCTGCTGCTCTGCACCAGCTGCCACGCCGCCTCCAACGTGCACGACAGCTTCCTGAAGCAGCAGCTGGCCGAGGAGTTCGCCGCCCCTCAGGGCTGCGAGGAGGGAGTCCGCCTCCTAGAGGACTCGGACCGACGGCGGGTACGCTCGGCGGCCCGCGCGCTCCTCACAGCCGGAGACGGACTCCCCGAGCAGCGACGAGACGAGCTGCAGGATCTGATCAAAGGCTTCCTGGAGATGAACgaggtggaggagctgaaggaggaCAATCTGCAGCAGGCCGCTGGTTTGGAAACCAG gatctTCAACGAGGCGTACGTGCCTCACGGTCTGAAGGTGGTTCAGGCTCACGCAGAGCAGGGCCTGCAGGGCCTGATGGATCTGGAGCGTCGCTGGAGGCAGCACTTCctcaccaccatgcagcctcgacacctccctcctctctggtcCGTCGACCACAACCACAGCAAGTTCCTCCGCAAGTACGGAGAGGACCTGCCGATCAAACTCAACTGA